From one Bradyrhizobium sp. Ash2021 genomic stretch:
- the crcB gene encoding fluoride efflux transporter CrcB → MTSGTPASTNWNTAILYGYVATGSVIGGVARYLASLIILPGPGFPWATLFVNVTGSFIIGFYSTLSGPDGRLFASARQRQFVMTGFCGGYTTFSTFSLETFKLLQAGMTRMAFTNIAVSTVTWLLAVWLGYALASRLNRLKGS, encoded by the coding sequence ATGACCAGCGGCACTCCCGCCAGCACGAACTGGAATACCGCGATCCTCTACGGATACGTCGCGACCGGCAGCGTCATAGGTGGCGTTGCACGCTATCTTGCCTCGCTCATCATCCTGCCGGGTCCGGGATTCCCGTGGGCGACCCTGTTCGTCAACGTCACCGGCTCGTTTATTATCGGATTTTACAGCACCCTGAGCGGTCCCGACGGAAGGTTGTTCGCGAGTGCCCGGCAACGGCAGTTCGTCATGACTGGGTTTTGCGGGGGCTACACCACGTTTTCAACCTTCAGCCTGGAAACATTCAAGCTGCTGCAAGCCGGCATGACGCGGATGGCGTTTACAAATATCGCGGTCTCGACCGTGACCTGGCTCCTGGCCGTGTGGCTGGGATATGCACTGGCAAGCCGCCTCAACCGTTTGAAAGGGAGCTAA
- a CDS encoding sulfurtransferase TusA family protein, whose protein sequence is MTTKKLDLTGLKCPLPALKTRKALKSVAPGDLLEVHCTDPLSVIDIPNLIRETGDKVEISERSESRIVFLIEKANDLIEKSNGLSPAAR, encoded by the coding sequence ATGACCACGAAAAAACTCGATCTCACCGGCCTCAAATGCCCGCTGCCGGCATTGAAAACGCGCAAGGCGCTGAAATCAGTCGCACCCGGCGATTTGCTGGAAGTGCACTGCACCGATCCGCTGTCGGTAATCGATATCCCGAACCTGATCCGCGAAACCGGTGACAAGGTCGAGATATCGGAGCGAAGCGAAAGCCGGATCGTGTTCTTGATCGAGAAAGCGAATGACCTGATTGAAAAATCGAATGGCTTGTCGCCTGCAGCGCGGTAG
- the crcB gene encoding fluoride efflux transporter CrcB codes for MVSALISVVLGSVLGGIARYFVSGVIARRIGETFPWGTLTINVSGAFLIGVFGALARDNASLFASPNPWLFAVTGFLGCYTTVSSFSLQTLALARDGEGGRAIGYVAMSVALSIGAVAVGFALVDLLR; via the coding sequence ATGGTAAGCGCGCTGATTTCCGTTGTCCTGGGCAGTGTGCTGGGAGGCATTGCGCGCTATTTCGTTTCGGGAGTTATCGCCAGGCGTATCGGCGAGACGTTTCCATGGGGCACGCTCACGATCAACGTCAGCGGCGCTTTCCTGATCGGTGTTTTTGGAGCGTTGGCGCGCGACAACGCATCGCTGTTTGCCTCGCCGAATCCGTGGCTGTTCGCGGTGACCGGCTTCCTGGGCTGCTACACGACCGTCTCTTCGTTCAGTTTGCAGACGCTCGCGCTGGCGAGGGACGGAGAGGGCGGCCGCGCCATCGGCTACGTCGCGATGTCCGTCGCGCTGTCGATCGGAGCCGTCGCCGTGGGTTTTGCGCTTGTCGATCTGTTGAGATGA
- a CDS encoding OFA family MFS transporter, with the protein MTTISSTGAVSGAREGILDREHTIAKAGFNRWLVPPAALCIHLCIGMAYGFSVFWLPLSRAIGLTAPKACPDMGLFQELFTTTCDWKVASLGWMFTLFFVLLGVSAAIWGGWLERVGPRKAGVVAALCWAGGLLIGAFGVYVHQLWIMWLGAGVIGGVGLGLGYISPVSTLIKWFPDHRGMATGFAIAGFGGGAMIGAPLANNLINYFKTPTSVGVWETFATMGVIYFVFMMIGAFAYRVSPAGWQPEGWTPPSEKKTMISEHHVHLKDAHKTPQFWLIWGVLCLNVSAGIGVIGMASPMLQEIFAGKLIGLPTVGFNALTADQKVTIAAIAAGFAGLLSLFNIGGRVFWASLSDYIGRKNTYYCFFLLGIALYALAPTFAAMGSKLLFVLGFGIILSMYGGGFATVPAYLADMFGTQFVGAIHGRLLTAWSTAGIIGPVVVNYIREFQLAAGVPRDQLYNTTMYILCAMLIAGLICNYLIKPVDPKWHMSAAEVARLQAASAKNAAAVQTGSFGIDRGGFDAKAALFWAFVGIPLAWGVWKTLESAVKIL; encoded by the coding sequence ATGACGACAATCAGCAGCACGGGCGCTGTGTCTGGCGCGCGCGAGGGAATCCTCGATCGCGAACACACCATCGCCAAGGCGGGCTTCAATCGCTGGCTGGTGCCGCCCGCGGCGCTTTGCATTCATCTGTGCATCGGTATGGCCTACGGCTTTTCCGTGTTCTGGCTGCCGCTGTCGCGCGCGATCGGACTGACGGCGCCGAAAGCCTGCCCGGACATGGGCCTGTTCCAGGAACTGTTCACCACCACCTGCGACTGGAAAGTCGCCAGCCTGGGCTGGATGTTCACATTGTTCTTCGTGCTGCTCGGCGTCTCCGCCGCGATCTGGGGCGGCTGGCTCGAGCGCGTCGGCCCGCGCAAGGCCGGCGTCGTGGCGGCGCTGTGCTGGGCCGGCGGCCTCTTGATCGGCGCCTTCGGCGTTTACGTGCATCAGCTCTGGATCATGTGGCTTGGTGCCGGTGTCATCGGTGGCGTCGGTCTCGGCCTTGGCTACATCTCTCCGGTTTCGACCCTGATCAAATGGTTCCCCGACCACCGCGGCATGGCGACCGGTTTCGCCATCGCCGGTTTCGGTGGCGGCGCCATGATCGGCGCGCCGCTCGCCAATAACCTCATCAACTATTTCAAGACGCCAACCTCGGTCGGCGTCTGGGAAACCTTCGCGACCATGGGCGTGATCTATTTCGTCTTCATGATGATTGGCGCGTTCGCCTATCGCGTGTCACCGGCGGGCTGGCAGCCGGAAGGCTGGACGCCGCCGAGCGAGAAAAAGACGATGATTTCGGAGCATCACGTCCATCTGAAGGACGCGCACAAGACGCCGCAATTCTGGCTGATCTGGGGGGTGCTCTGTCTGAACGTGTCGGCCGGCATCGGCGTGATCGGCATGGCTTCTCCGATGTTGCAGGAGATCTTCGCGGGCAAGCTGATTGGTTTACCGACCGTTGGCTTCAACGCGCTGACCGCCGATCAGAAGGTAACGATCGCCGCGATCGCAGCAGGCTTTGCTGGTCTGCTATCGCTGTTCAACATTGGCGGCCGCGTATTCTGGGCGTCGCTGTCGGATTATATCGGCCGCAAGAATACCTATTACTGCTTCTTCCTGCTTGGCATTGCGCTCTACGCGCTGGCGCCGACCTTTGCGGCAATGGGTTCGAAACTGTTGTTCGTTCTCGGCTTCGGCATCATCCTGTCGATGTATGGCGGTGGCTTCGCGACCGTGCCGGCCTATCTCGCCGACATGTTCGGCACCCAGTTCGTGGGCGCCATTCACGGCCGGCTGCTGACGGCGTGGTCGACCGCCGGCATCATCGGTCCGGTGGTGGTGAACTACATCCGCGAGTTCCAGCTCGCGGCCGGCGTTCCGCGCGATCAGCTCTACAACACCACGATGTACATCCTGTGCGCGATGCTGATCGCAGGGCTGATCTGCAATTATCTGATCAAGCCGGTCGATCCGAAGTGGCACATGAGTGCCGCCGAGGTCGCCCGGCTGCAGGCGGCGAGCGCGAAGAACGCGGCGGCGGTGCAGACCGGCTCGTTCGGCATCGACAGGGGCGGCTTCGACGCCAAGGCCGCGCTGTTCTGGGCCTTCGTCGGTATCCCGCTCGCCTGGGGTGTCTGGAAGACGCTGGAAAGCGCGGTCAAGATACTCTGA
- a CDS encoding DUF190 domain-containing protein produces the protein MQIPKQALLLRVFIGEDDKFAGSPLYEAIVLKARELHLAGATVLRGAMGFGASSRLHTTKILRLSEDLPLVIEIVDSEDKISGFLPTLDHMMTSGLITLEKVQVLQYGAKATA, from the coding sequence ATGCAAATCCCAAAACAGGCGCTACTGCTCCGCGTGTTCATTGGAGAGGATGACAAGTTCGCCGGATCGCCACTGTATGAGGCGATCGTGCTCAAGGCGCGCGAGTTGCACCTGGCCGGCGCAACCGTTCTGCGCGGCGCGATGGGGTTCGGCGCATCCAGCCGGCTTCACACCACGAAGATCTTGCGCCTTTCGGAGGACCTGCCGCTGGTGATCGAGATCGTCGACAGCGAGGACAAGATCAGCGGCTTCTTGCCGACGCTGGATCACATGATGACCAGTGGCCTCATCACGCTCGAAAAGGTGCAGGTTCTTCAATATGGGGCGAAAGCCACCGCCTGA